ttccacagtttttgcattcataaggtttctctccagtgtggattctctgatgtgcaataAGATTGCTCTTCCGGCTGAAAGACTTTCCACAGTGTAAACATTTATAAgctttctctccagtgtggatgctctgatgtgcAATAAGATGGCCCCTTTGTCTGAAAGGCTTTCCACAATGTTcacattcatatggtttctctccagtgtggattctctgatgtgcaacaaGACTGCTCCTgtgtgtaaaagcctttccacagtgtttacattcataaggtttacttccagtatgaattctctgatgtttaacaAGAGATCCCCTTTctataaaagcctttccacagtgtttgcattcataaggtttttctccagtgtggattctgtAATGTGTAATAAGATTGCTCCTTTCTGTGAAAGACTTTCCACAGTGTTGACATTCATGAGGTTTCACTCCAGTGTGGATGTTCTGATGTGAAATAAGATTGCTCCTTTGTCTGAAAGACTTTCCACAGTGTTGACATTCATGAAGTTTcactccagtgtggattctctcatgttGAAAAAGAGAGCACCTCTCTGTGAAAGGCTTTCCACAATGTttatattcataaggtttctctccagtgtggattctctgatatGCAACAAGCTTAGTTTTCTGACTGAAACATCTCCCACCTTTATTGTTCACAGAAATCATCTTGACAGGATTAATGTTTAGATGTCTAATGAAGTCTAAACTGCAGCCAAAAGCCATTCCTCCTGCCTTACCTTGACACACGAGCATTTCAGGCTTCTCAGGTGACTGAATAATTCCTACATCTTCAGGAAACCATTTTCTATATTTGCTATCCTGATAACAGTCATTTCCTGAACTCAATTTCATGTACTGAGTTAGAACTGAATATTGACTGAATTTCTCTGCAGTTTCATCAATTTCACAGTCACTCTGtggatttttatttactttgacagtagaatcacagatttctctcaaaatgaaGTCATGAGGAACCTCCTTCATGCATCTTTGGGGGCCAGATCCTTCCACAAAAAGGCTCAGATTTGTACACATCACATTCATTTCAAAATctaccaattaaaaaaacaaataacgaTATAAACAAAGATGGAAGGAGGACACACacatagaaacacagaaatataAGTGCTTCCCTGTGATGGCATAAagtaaactgatttttattttatttgccgAGGCAAAAAAGAGTTTTCAAAGTGAAACAAGTAGCACCAGTCCATGGATACACCATTTGGTCATATgtgcaaaatggataattttagaaagacctTCACATATGATAACAATAAGagctcaaaatggatacatgacacAGGTAGGTCCAATATTCTCAACATCCTTCAAAATTCATATAAtgaggaaagaatggaggaatgTCTTGACCAACTTTCTTGCAGCTAGCCTATAACTCAAACCCTGTGCCTGAGCATGCTTGATATGAAGTGTTGGACAACCTTTCTccattgccttttcttttctaaaaagtcATTTGTacattattcttataattttgtgaATCTCTGGTAAGCTTCCAGATATTCTGTTCTCATCATTTTGGATACACTATCACATGGTCATACTTGGTATATTTTGTatactaaaaagaaaaacttcactTTTTAACTCACATGTAATCATTTTCAAAGTGGAATAGAAGTTTGCTTTTCTCTACAGATGAAAATATTATATGCCTTCAAGTGCAAACATACTAAatattcatcttattttacaaTCTAACATAAATTATGTCTCATGCCCTATACTGAGTTTAACATCCATTTCTCATGAAATGAACACCATGCTTCAGCATTGGTGTGTAGGCCCCAAAGTGTAGCACCCCCTTCACCACAATAGATAAAAGACTTTTTGGATAATAGCCCTTATACACCTGCTTTCAAATCACTCACCTGGAGAGGAGCTCTTTGGCCCCTTTTGCTCTGGCAGCCATGGTGTTTTTCCTTGCTGAAAACAGGAAATTAAATGTTCTCTAGTTACTGGAAGCCCTGGGCATAAGAAGGAAGGAACGgatcaggagagaaaaataacaatatgGTCCTCTTAAATGAAAGGTAAAGGCCTACAGAATGGTTTCTGTTACATTCACTATTAGGACATCTGCAGGAGGGCAAAGATCTTGGAAACCATCTGTAATGAGAAAATTCCATCTTTAATTTACCTCCTTTACCTCTGGTAAAAGAAGGAAAGGCACAGTTCACAACCTCCATTACCTAGAGATTAAAGGCAGCTGGTAATGAAGGGGTAAGTGATCAGAACTTGAGAGTTAGAACAGCAAATTTAATCCAGCCTCAAAGATATGGTACATGAATGCCCCTGGCCTAGTAATTTTACCTCAGTTTGCCTCAACTATAAATTCAACACAAGAAGACTATCAAACTCACGGGAATATTGTGAAATAAATGATAATTATGAACTCATCTACGCAGTAGAGGAGAAAGAGTaggtattttaaaaaacttttccccTTCCTGCCCATTCTTATTATCTGCTCTGAGATTTGAGGAAAGAATTAATGAGGAATAATAAACCCATGAGAGTATGCAGAATGACAGGTTCTGAGctagatttatattttttaaaaaataacaaagataaAGGCTCAAAATCCTGTATATCTGGCTTAGAATAAAGACATTCTCTTAATGACAGATTCAGAGTTAACAAAGAAAATGGTGCTTACCCACAGAAAgtagattctgcacattctccagcatgacctccaggtacagctctttctgagaatggTCCAGTAGGCACCATTcttcctgggtgaagtccacagccacatccttgaatgttattAACCCCTAAACCAGTAAAAGGCATAAGATTCAAAGCTCAGAATTCATCTGATACAACTCTCATCCATTCactgaaggaaactgaagcagataagGGAATTTACCTAACCTTCTAACCTTGAAGACTGACAGAGTCAGTACTGCAGACGAGTCATTCAGAGCCCAATGGAATATTGACAAAAGCATTTTGTGTCTGAACTGAGAATCATGTTGTGAAGAGTAAAACCTGGAGAAGTGTGTTGTTACTCTGAAATACTTTTCCCTCTTGGAATGAGAGAGATGGGAAGTGCCCTCTGAATGAAGTATGAGATTCtgtggaggagaaaaagagaaagtgatcTGAAATTCCTCCTCATCAAGGAGTCAAGAGTTGATCTGGTAAGAATAAATTCTTGAAGAGTTTCTGAGAAGATAGAATGTATTGTGTATTCTAGGAGGAAAATATTACTAGTGATCAATGAGGAGAATTACaatgtgtttttgttgttttgaagTAACATCTTgtgggcggagtcaagatggcggcttagaaactgcaaaagttcagacctctgaaaacccttccttacagatgacaaactgaatgctcctaggggactgaaattcaaacttaaccacaggacagagctggggaaccctccttctggacttaattcaaaaggtacatccccGAAAAtctggaatccgagaatactcaggtctaaggggaaggcagaaggagggtCTCCGGGCCCCTCGCCCTCCTAGAGCGCCAGgactccagtggcagcgggaacctctgggcaggcaaatgTGCTGATCTAGATGGTGTATCTTGTGAgaagggctgtgccaggctcagagagaccaacacaggtggcagggaagcaggCTGAGAGGGATCAAAGAGCCAGAAGACCCAGTGGCTGTGCCGTTCTATTTGACTCCAGTCTCACTctaggtttttgcctcagggcacatccagaccaacccagttgaacctaatcccatccgGAGTCCTCAgaactcagggaggccaggacccatGTCcactagagtgcagggcctcctgcaaggacaggaacctctggcCGGGCAAAGGCACTGAACTAGAGGGTGTACTTTGCGGTCAGGTTCAGAGCGTAGTATGCAGGCAGTGGGAAAGAGCTGGAGAGCAAGGGAGAGAGCCTGGGAGTCTGAGACCTTCCATTGGGCTCCAGTATTCCAGGAgtttttggactcagagcacatacagctcAACCTAGCTGAAATTAATCCtttcaaaagcctccagaggacaaggaaaCCAACATTCCTCCTCCAGAGAATGTattgagagatctgacaaagctccaagaggggaaactgacagaaagccccaaaacaaaaaaaaaaatgagaggagcaagagctcagacaaatacagggagcaaacaAGGGGTAAATacaaggaaacaagagaaaaagaagaaagaaattacaatagacagcttctgtacaggtaatgagcaaagagtgaaagaaacagaaggggagagagcagcaaaggaaaaatcataaatcccagcaaattggatacaggctttggaagaactcaaaatgtaattcaaaacataattaagagaggccgaagacaactttaacagcaagataagtcatctggaaacagaaaatagtgtcttgaaagccaaaatcaaccagctggtaaatgaggcaaaggagatgaaagacgaggtaaaaaggacaaaagatgacctccaaagaaaatcagacaaaaaggaaaaggatgagggacttccgggtaatcatggctgcaatctagacgccacacgcttcatctccccggcaccgaacgaaatagactacatcaaaggagcataaaatcacctttggaggaacagaaggactccccattaccccacagaggcaaaggtatgtggggcttgaacatttccacactaaatcaagaaggaaaagcttgcacagaaaagtgaactgagccgcccttcccccaccccacctcccccactaaaccagagtgagctacctgagcgttcaccgggacagcgagtgagtggggagcgtctctgtctgggggggcactccagggtccttgggatctggggactgccaggaaaaaacgtctcagggcactttcactggagaatccagcggaactgtacttggggcgggctgcgctgaacaacgggcgctgattatctgggcggagctgaatacctaggcttggaggctgggaagaactagtctgaagcaacctaaattcacagaaaaaccgctcttataacccagagcccagaccaaaaaggaaaggggaataaaaccaccaaagggatggctcacatggcccaaaatcaagcctccaggaagaaagggaaaaaagtgactattgaaaacttttatggtggaagtacccaaggaaaagaggagaatgaggaggaaatccaaaaaaattcagaacacgcctcccaaaatggaaactatcaacaagctctggaagatctcaaactggaacttatccaaaagatggaaaccttctggaaagaaaaatgggagaaagagatcagaagtctgacagataagactgctcaattggaaaaagaactcgaagcatccaatagaagggcagacaaggctgaaaagcaaaaccagtccctaatgaccagaattaagcacctcgaagaaagtgagatgataaaacagcaagaatcaataaagcaaacccaaataattaatgaattggaagaaaacataaaatatctcactgagaaggtcacggacctggagaacagaggaagacgagaaaatctccgtatcatcggtctcccagaaaaaccagaggtaaacaacaaattggatattattctacaggagattataaaagaaaattgccctcacgttctggagcaagggggcaaaatagaaatagaaaggattcatagaacaccttctatactaaatccccaaaagacaacgcctaggaatgtaattgccaaattcaagagcttccaagtaaaggagaaaatcctacaagaagccaagaagaagagcttcagatataagggggctcccataaggatcacacacgacttagcggctaatacactaagagaccgcaaagcatggaacacgatatttagaaaggcaagagagctgggtctccaaccaagaatcaactacccagcaaaactgactatatacttccaggggaaagtatgggcattcaacaaaatagaagatttccaagcatttgctaagaaaagaccagagctctgtggaaagttcgatatccaagcacagaaagcaagagaaacatgaaaaggtaaatatgaaagaaagggaaaaggagataaatcttatctttctccttaagtcaaactctcttctataaggactacatttacatcaaattatatatattaatatgtggggaaaatgttttgtgtaactctcataaattgtatcatcataagagtagttagaagaaacatgcatagggaaagattggggaatcaagaagatttggggaaagttggggcaaaaaaaggaaaagggaggggggaaccgtgataatactaagattaacttcaagaaatagggggggaatcaatagaataaactttcccatataaagatacacatgggaaggggaggggaagaactctcatatgagaaggagaggaagagagcgtgaagtggaattacttaaaccttactctcagtgaaatcaaatcagagacggaagaacatctagatccagtgggatcctgaattctatcttatccattagggcaagaaagaaaggaaaattaaggagggggaggggggagggagtacaaaaagggagggaaggagaggggggaggggaagggagcataaaaagggaggggctagaaagggaagcatctcaagggaggggactagggggactgacctaaagtaaatcactggttcaaaaggagaaagctaaagaagaaaggtcagaactaggggaagatatcaaaatgccagcgaatccacaaataacaatcataactttgaacgtgaatgggatgaactcacccataaaacgcagacaaatagcagattggattagaacccaaaaccctaccatatgttgtcttcaagaaacacatatgagacgggttgacactcacaaggttagaattaaaggttggagtaagaccttttgggcctcaaccgatagaaagaaggcaggagttgcaatcatgatatctgacaaagccaaagtacaaacagacctgatcaaaagggacagggaaggtaaatatattctgctaaaaggaagtatagacaatgaggaaatatcactaatcaacatgtatgcaccaaatggtatagcatccaaatttttaatagagaaactaggagaattgaaggaggaaatagacagtaaaaccatattagtgggagacttgaaccaaccactatcaaatttagataaatcaaatcaaaaaataaataagaaagaggtaaaagaggtgaatgaaatcttagaaaaattagaattaatagacatatggagaaaaataaatagggacaaaaaagaatacaccttcttttcagcaccacatggcacattcacaaaaatagatcatacactaggtcatagaaacatggcacttaaatgcagaaaagcagaaatattaactgcagccttttcagatcacaaggcaattaaaatattgatcggcaagggtacatggagacccaaatcaaaaattaattggaaattaaataacatgatactccaaaatcggatagttagagaagaaatcatagaaacaattaacaatttcgttgaagaaaatgacaacggcgaaacatcctttcaaaccctatgggatgcagccaaggcagtacttagaggaaaattcatatccctgagtgcatatattaacaaattagggaggacagagaccaaggaattggaaatgcaaatcaaaaaacttgagaatgaacaaattaaaaacccccagaagaaaaccatactagagatcctaaaaattaagggagaaattaataaaatagaaagtgacagaactattgagctaataaacaagactagaagctggtactttgaaaaaacagacaaaatagacaaagtactggttaatttaattaaaaaaaggaaagaagaaaggcaaattagtagcatcaaggatgaaaagggggatctcacctccaatgaagaggaaattaaggcaatcattaaaaactactttgcccaactatatggcaataaatataccaacctaggtgatatggatgaatatttacaaaaatataaattgcctagactaacagaagaagaaatagttttcttaaataatcccatatcagaagaagaaatccaacaggccatcacagaacttcctaagaaaaaatccccagggcctgatggattcaccagcgaattctatcaaacattcagagaacagttaaccccaatactatacaaactatttgacataataagcaaagagggagtcctaccaaactccttttatgacacaagcatggtactaattccaaagccaggcagggcaaaaacagagaaagaaaactataggccaatctccctaatgaatatagatgcaaaaatcttaaataggatactagcaaaaagactccagcaagtgattagaagggtcatccaccatgatcaagtaggatttataccagggatgcagggctggttcaacattaggaaaactatccacataattgaccacatcaacaagcaaaccaacaagaaccacatgattatctcaatagatgcagaaaaagcctttgataaaatacaacacccattcctactaaaaacactagaaagcataggaatagaagggtcattcctaaagataataaacagtatatatctaaaaccatcagctaatatcatctgcaatggggataaactaaatccattcccattaagatcaggagtgaaacaaggatgcccattatcacctctattatttgacattgtattagaaacactagcagtagcaattagagaagaaaaagaaattgaaggcatcaaaataggcaaggaggagaccaaattatcactctttgcagatgacatgatggtctacttaaagaatcctagagactcaaccaaaaagctaattgaaataatcaacaactttagcaaagttgcaggatacaaaataaacccacataagtcatcagcatttctatataattccaacacagctcagcagcaagaactagaaagagaaatcccattcaaaattacccaagacaaaataaaatacttaggaatctatctcccgagacaaacacaggatctatatga
This sequence is a window from Monodelphis domestica isolate mMonDom1 chromosome 3, mMonDom1.pri, whole genome shotgun sequence. Protein-coding genes within it:
- the LOC107648884 gene encoding zinc finger protein 260-like isoform X6, translated to MLENVQNLLSVGLPVTREHLISCFQQGKTPWLPEQKGPKSSSPDFEMNVMCTNLSLFVEGSGPQRCMKEVPHDFILREICDSTVKVNKNPQSDCEIDETAEKFSQYSVLTQYMKLSSGNDCYQDSKYRKWFPEDVGIIQSPEKPEMLVCQGKAGGMAFGCSLDFIRHLNINPVKMISVNNKGGRCFSQKTKLVAYQRIHTGEKPYEYKHCGKPFTERCSLFQHERIHTGVKLHECQHCGKSFRQRSNLISHQNIHTGVKPHECQHCGKSFTERSNLITHYRIHTGEKPYECKHCGKAFIERGSLVKHQRIHTGSKPYECKHCGKAFTHRSSLVAHQRIHTGEKPYECEHCGKPFRQRGHLIAHQSIHTGEKAYKCLHCGKSFSRKSNLIAHQRIHTGEKPYECKNCGKAFKRKESFAKHQSIHTGEISYECKNCGESFKEKGSLAKHQSIHNGGKRYECKHCGKAFIHRSSLIFHQRIHTGEKPYECKYCGKYFRNRSNLTSHQRIHTGEKPYECQHCGKYFRNRSNLISHQSIHTGEKPYECKQCGRAFTKKGYLTKHQRIHTGRKPYECKQCGKAFTERSSLATHQRIHTGEKPYECEKCGKAFTCRSLLAAHQRIHTGEKPYECLHCGKAFRLKGQLIAHHNIHTREKSYECKQCGRAFTKKGYLTKHQRIHIERKIYECKQCGKAFTCRSHLATHHRIHTGEKPYECKQCGNAFTQRGHLIVHQRIHTGEKPYECQHCGKTFTRKSYLTTHQCPHLRETL
- the LOC107648884 gene encoding zinc finger protein 260-like isoform X2; translated protein: MTPGTPRSPSQGLITFKDVAVDFTQEEWCLLDHSQKELYLEVMLENVQNLLSVGLPVTREHLISCFQQGKTPWLPEQKGPKSSSPDFEMNVMCTNLSLFVEGSGPQRCMKEVPHDFILREICDSTVKVNKNPQSDCEIDETAEKFSQYSVLTQYMKLSSGNDCYQDSKYRKWFPEDVGIIQSPEKPEMLVCQGKAGGMAFGCSLDFIRHLNINPVKMISVNNKGGRCFSQKTKLVAYQRIHTGEKPYEYKHCGKPFTERCSLFQHERIHTGVKLHECQHCGKSFRQRSNLISHQNIHTGVKPHECQHCGKSFTERSNLITHYRIHTGEKPYECKHCGKAFIERGSLVKHQRIHTGSKPYECKHCGKAFTHRSSLVAHQRIHTGEKPYECEHCGKPFRQRGHLIAHQSIHTGEKAYKCLHCGKSFSRKSNLIAHQRIHTGEKPYECKNCGKAFKRKESFAKHQSIHTGEISYECKNCGESFKEKGSLAKHQSIHNGGKRYECKHCGKAFIHRSSLIFHQRIHTGEKPYECKYCGKYFRNRSNLTSHQRIHTGEKPYECQHCGKYFRNRSNLISHQSIHTGEKPYECKQCGRAFTKKGYLTKHQRIHTGRKPYECKQCGKAFTERSSLATHQRIHTGEKPYECEKCGKAFTCRSLLAAHQRIHTGEKPYECLHCGKAFRLKGQLIAHHNIHTREKSYECKQCGRAFTKKGYLTKHQRIHIERKIYECKQCGKAFTCRSHLATHHRIHTGEKPYECKQCGNAFTQRGHLIVHQRIHTGEKPYECQHCGKTFTRKSYLTTHQCPHLRETL
- the LOC107648884 gene encoding zinc finger protein 260-like isoform X5; protein product: MLENVQNLLSVGLPVTREHLISCFQQGKTPWLPEQKGPKSSSPDFEMNVMCTNLSLFVEGSGPQRCMKEVPHDFILREICDSTVKVNKNPQSDCEIDETAEKFSQYSVLTQYMKLSSGNDCYQDSKYRKWFPEDVGIIQSPEKPEMLVCQGKAGGMAFGCSLDFIRHLNINPVKMISVNNKGGRCFSQKTKLVAYQRIHTGEKPYEYKHCGKPFTERCSLFQHERIHTGVKLHECQHCGKSFRQRSNLISHQNIHTGVKPHECQHCGKSFTERSNLITHYRIHTGEKPYECKHCGKAFIERGSLVKHQRIHTGSKPYECKHCGKAFTHRSSLVAHQRIHTGEKPYECEHCGKPFRQRGHLIAHQSIHTGEKAYKCLHCGKSFSRKSNLIAHQRIHTGEKPYECKNCGKAFKRKESFAKHQSIHTGEISYECKNCGESFKEKGSLAKHQSIHNGGKRYECKHCGKAFIHRSSLIFHQRIHTGEKPYECKYCGKYFRNRSNLTSHQRIHTGEKPYECQHCGKYFRNRSNLISHQSIHTGEKPYECKQCGRAFTKKGYLTKHQRIHTGRKPYECKQCGKAFTERSSLATHQRIHTGEKPYECEKCGKAFTCRSLLAAHQRIHTGEKPYECLHCGKAFRLKGQLIAHHNIHTREKSYECKQCGRAFTKKGYLTKHQRIHIERKIYECKQCGKAFTCRSHLATHHRIHTGEKPYECKQCGNAFTQRGHLIVHQRIHTGEKPYECQHCGKTFTRKSYLTTHQCPHLRETL
- the LOC107648884 gene encoding zinc finger protein 260-like isoform X7, which encodes MCRIYFLWQGKTPWLPEQKGPKSSSPDFEMNVMCTNLSLFVEGSGPQRCMKEVPHDFILREICDSTVKVNKNPQSDCEIDETAEKFSQYSVLTQYMKLSSGNDCYQDSKYRKWFPEDVGIIQSPEKPEMLVCQGKAGGMAFGCSLDFIRHLNINPVKMISVNNKGGRCFSQKTKLVAYQRIHTGEKPYEYKHCGKPFTERCSLFQHERIHTGVKLHECQHCGKSFRQRSNLISHQNIHTGVKPHECQHCGKSFTERSNLITHYRIHTGEKPYECKHCGKAFIERGSLVKHQRIHTGSKPYECKHCGKAFTHRSSLVAHQRIHTGEKPYECEHCGKPFRQRGHLIAHQSIHTGEKAYKCLHCGKSFSRKSNLIAHQRIHTGEKPYECKNCGKAFKRKESFAKHQSIHTGEISYECKNCGESFKEKGSLAKHQSIHNGGKRYECKHCGKAFIHRSSLIFHQRIHTGEKPYECKYCGKYFRNRSNLTSHQRIHTGEKPYECQHCGKYFRNRSNLISHQSIHTGEKPYECKQCGRAFTKKGYLTKHQRIHTGRKPYECKQCGKAFTERSSLATHQRIHTGEKPYECEKCGKAFTCRSLLAAHQRIHTGEKPYECLHCGKAFRLKGQLIAHHNIHTREKSYECKQCGRAFTKKGYLTKHQRIHIERKIYECKQCGKAFTCRSHLATHHRIHTGEKPYECKQCGNAFTQRGHLIVHQRIHTGEKPYECQHCGKTFTRKSYLTTHQCPHLRETL